The Flavobacteriales bacterium genome window below encodes:
- a CDS encoding MFS transporter gives FDISNFELGTFFSVYGVIAIFAYLFGGPLADRFPPHGLMTVALLSTALGGLFFTTIPDIQGMFYVYGFWGLTTIFLFWASLMRTTRLIGGEHSQGLSFGLLDGGRGAVAAIIGLIAVGMLSYFLPEDVESADIAQRTAAFQKVILFFCCLVFLTSLLVFFVLRRLSGVEGVAIDSLTWSEIKGVMSLPAVWLQALIILCAYSGYRVADDISLMAKDVLDYDEVQAAGIGTLSLWLRPVAAIIAGILADRISTSKMVLWSFTLMLLGGLAIAFGPVEQHDTLMVFIGIIATSLGVFAMRGLYFAIMQEGRIPVLYTGTAVGIASIIGYLPDIYMAPLMGILLDSYPGLTGHRYVFMLLMGFAGLGLLTTWIFRRMMSPKNG, from the coding sequence TATTCGATATCAGCAATTTCGAGTTGGGCACCTTCTTCTCGGTCTATGGTGTCATCGCCATCTTTGCCTACCTCTTCGGTGGACCCTTGGCCGATCGATTCCCTCCTCATGGTCTGATGACTGTCGCCCTTCTATCCACTGCCTTGGGCGGGCTCTTCTTCACGACCATCCCTGATATACAAGGGATGTTCTACGTCTATGGATTCTGGGGGCTTACGACCATCTTTCTCTTCTGGGCCTCCCTCATGCGCACGACCCGACTCATCGGGGGAGAGCATTCCCAAGGACTCTCCTTCGGACTATTGGATGGGGGTAGAGGAGCGGTGGCCGCCATCATCGGGCTCATAGCGGTAGGTATGCTCTCATACTTCTTGCCCGAGGATGTAGAAAGTGCCGATATCGCACAGCGGACGGCAGCCTTTCAGAAGGTCATCCTCTTCTTCTGCTGCCTGGTATTCCTGACCAGCCTCTTGGTATTCTTCGTGCTCAGGCGGCTTTCGGGTGTAGAAGGCGTGGCCATCGATAGTTTGACCTGGTCAGAAATCAAAGGGGTGATGTCCTTGCCGGCCGTCTGGCTACAGGCGCTCATCATCCTCTGTGCCTATTCAGGCTATCGTGTGGCCGATGATATCTCGCTCATGGCCAAGGATGTGCTCGATTATGACGAAGTGCAAGCAGCAGGTATTGGTACCTTGAGTCTTTGGCTCCGTCCAGTGGCTGCCATTATCGCTGGAATTCTGGCCGATAGGATCAGCACTTCCAAGATGGTGCTATGGAGTTTTACTCTGATGCTCCTCGGAGGTCTGGCAATTGCTTTTGGTCCGGTGGAGCAGCACGATACCTTGATGGTATTCATCGGGATCATTGCGACCAGTCTAGGAGTATTTGCCATGCGAGGCTTATACTTCGCCATCATGCAAGAGGGAAGGATCCCTGTGCTGTATACAGGTACAGCGGTGGGTATCGCGTCTATAATCGGCTATCTACCGGACATCTATATGGCCCCATTGATGGGCATCCTACTCGATAGTTATCCCGGACTGACCGGACATCGCTATGTATTCATGCTCCTGATGGGCTTTGCCGGACTGGGTCTGTTGACCACGTGGATATTCAGAAGGATGATGTCACCTAAGAACGGATGA